The DNA segment CAGGCTGGGAGAGAGCGCGACGAGGGCCGCAAGCGCGATATCCCGGCCGGGATCGGCAGTCATGGGCGAGCGTCTCTCCGCCTCGCGTCGATCGCCTCGCGGAGGCGGGTCATCCGTTCCTCGTGCTCCAGCATCCGGGCGACCAGCAGGAGAAGAGCAATAAGAGCGATCATCCCATCCAAGGTACCCATCAGGCTCCAGCCGATGGCCTGGTCTTCGAGCGCCGTGAGGCCCCAGAGGCGCGGCGCGGTCGTGTAGTAGGGGTAGAAGACCTCCCGTGCAAAGACGGCGATCGACATCATGGGAAGAGCCGTCGGACCGACCGCCGCGATGATGTAGGCGAGCCTGAAGCCGTACGGGATGTGCCCGTGGAGCCTTGGGGCCGGGTTGATGAGGGGCCACCAGAAGAGGAGCCCGGCGGCGAAGAAGGAGAGATGCTGCACGGAATGGATGACTTCGTCGTGAAGCGCGGCCTCATAAGCGGCGGGGAGGTGCCAGCTCCAGAGGATGGCCATGTACAGTACCCAGGCGACGGGCATGAGCGTCAGCATGCGGAACCCTCTGCGCACGAGCGACCCCCGGGTCAGGAGCCGCCCGAGGCGGTGACGGAGCCGCCTGGGTAGTCCCCAGAGCACGACCGGGAGCGGGTTTGCCAGCAGCAAGAGGGGCGGCGCCACCATCGTGAGCAGCTCGTGCTGGAGCATGTGCATCGTGAGGAGCCAGGCCGCCAACGTGTCGATCGGGGAGAGGAGCGCCAGGACGATTACCGATAGCCCGAGGAGATAAAGGGCAAGTCGCCCCGGCCTGGCGATAGCCGGCGTCCGCCGCCTGAGCCGCCGCCAGCCCGTGACGTAGGCCACCCCCAGGGCTGCCACGACGAGGGCGACGTCAGGCCGCCACTGCCAGGCTGCCAGCGCTGCCTTCAGGGTCGGCTCCATACGAGACCTAGAAGCGCGATCAGCCACGCCGGCAAGAGCGCGCCTACGCCGAGGAGCCAGTACGTCGCCGGACGATGCTCACCACCCGACGCGCGAAGGTGCCTCACCACCGCATCCGAGACGATGACCCCGAGAAGCGCTGCCGAAGAGGAGAAGATGAACCCGACCTCCAACGACGGTTCAGGCCGGTCGATCGGCAAAGGCCCCAGGAGCCCCACGAAGGCGATGAGCCAAGCCGGCGCGAGCGCGGCGAGCCCGAGGACCCAGAAGAGGACCGGGTTAGAGGGAGGCTGTCGCCGCGCCAGGCGGGTGGCCACAAACCACGTTACCAGCACGCCGAGCCCGGCTATCACGACGGACCATGCCATGGATGCGCCCGTGAGCGGTGGGTCCCTCGCTAAGGCCTTTCGCGGGTGCGGCGACCGGGCAATCTCCTCGTGCTGTCAGGCACGGTGGCCGCCACGCCCGCTACCCCCCCCCGGCAACGCGAACAGGAGGCGATTCCAGTCTAGCAACGGAAATATTTGGTTGCTCGGCCGGCCACGATTTTAGGTGAGGAAACCCTCTGACCCGGTGCTGATCCCACCGGGGACAGGGGCAATCCCGTGGCCTTTGGGGGGTTGAGCCACGGGTCGGGAGCACAGTGGTCCGAGTCGACGAGCTGGCCTCCGAAACACTGACTGACGCCCCCTTCAGCGGCCGTGGAGGGAACGGAATGAGGGTGGTTCCTACCTCCTGGCGGCTTCGATCCGTCAACACGTCTACAACCCAATATTCATGCTGGTTGTAGACACTTCTGCATCTGTCAACGTTGACACTTGCACGAAGCGTCTACAGACCAGTGTTTATGCGGCTTGTAGACGTGTTGACGGTTTGAGGGCGAAAAAGGGGCAGAAAGAGGAGCGCTCATTGTGGATAACCTGGCGCCCCGGATCCTGGACCTGGTCGGCCGGCTGACGGGGGCGGGCTGGTCGCTCCCACGGCGGCGCCTCTGCCCGGTCGCAAGGCCACGGAGCGCGCCTACCATCAGGCCCCAGGAAAGTGCTGCTCCTGTCGGCTCGTCCTGGCGATATAATTCTGTCGTGATCCAGCTTCCCCGCCGGACGAGATTAGGGGGGGGAATTCGAGGGCAGAGGGTGGGACGTCTCGACACGGTGGCGGTTTCTGAAGCTGTGGCGGCCAAGGGCCTGACGTGGCGCCGGGTGCGCCGTCTGCTTCTCGTCATCGGGGGGGTGGGCGCGCTGGTCGCGCTCCTCGCCTTTGGCTTCACCCGAGACCCCAAGGCCATCCCCTCGCCCCTCGTGGGCCGGCCGGCCCCGGCCTTCTCGCTTGCACTCTTCGGCGGGGGGTCGTTGAGTCTCGAGTCGCTTCGGGGGAAAGTCGTGGTCGTCAATTTCTGGGCGTCCTGGTGCTTTCCGGCCTGCTGGAACGAAGCCCCTCGGCTGGAGGCCGCGTGGCGGCGCTACCGGGACCGCGGCGTCGTCCTGGTCGGGATCGTCTACCAGGACTCCGAGGCCAACGCGAAGGAGTTCATCGCGCGGCACGGGAAGACGTATCCGAGCGGGATGGACCCGGGAAGCCGGATCGCCATCGACTTCGGCGTCTACGGAGTGCCCGAGACCTTCTTCATTGACCGGGCGGGGCGGATCCGGCGGAAGCACGTCGGTGAGATCAACGACGAGATCCTCAGCACGACGATCGAGGACCTCCTCAGGGAGGCCGTGGAGCCTCCCAAGACGTCAGCCGTATGGCGCGGCTGGGCGGCCAGAAAGGGAGCGACAGGTGGATAGCGAACGCATGACAGAGGCGGATCCCGGGCTGAGCCGTCGCGACGTGCTCTTCGGCTTCGTGGGGATCCTCGCGGGGAGCGAGGTGCTCTCAGCGCGGGCCGTCGGGGCCGGCGCTATCACCCGGGATCAGTATGGAGACCAGATTCAGACCGTGCCGCGCGGTGAGCTCCCTGACTTTGCCAAGTCCGGTGGGCCGAACGTCGGCGGAGTGTATCGCTTCGCACTGGACCAGGGCGCCGATCTCGAATACATCCCCTGCTTCTGCGGCTG comes from the Candidatus Rokuibacteriota bacterium genome and includes:
- a CDS encoding cytochrome c oxidase assembly protein encodes the protein MEPTLKAALAAWQWRPDVALVVAALGVAYVTGWRRLRRRTPAIARPGRLALYLLGLSVIVLALLSPIDTLAAWLLTMHMLQHELLTMVAPPLLLLANPLPVVLWGLPRRLRHRLGRLLTRGSLVRRGFRMLTLMPVAWVLYMAILWSWHLPAAYEAALHDEVIHSVQHLSFFAAGLLFWWPLINPAPRLHGHIPYGFRLAYIIAAVGPTALPMMSIAVFAREVFYPYYTTAPRLWGLTALEDQAIGWSLMGTLDGMIALIALLLLVARMLEHEERMTRLREAIDARRRDARP
- a CDS encoding TlpA family protein disulfide reductase; translation: MLLVIGGVGALVALLAFGFTRDPKAIPSPLVGRPAPAFSLALFGGGSLSLESLRGKVVVVNFWASWCFPACWNEAPRLEAAWRRYRDRGVVLVGIVYQDSEANAKEFIARHGKTYPSGMDPGSRIAIDFGVYGVPETFFIDRAGRIRRKHVGEINDEILSTTIEDLLREAVEPPKTSAVWRGWAARKGATGG